One region of Gemmatimonas sp. UBA7669 genomic DNA includes:
- a CDS encoding type IV pilus twitching motility protein PilT, with amino-acid sequence MTAPAPSTVSLRTLLDEMIERGASDLHISAGDRPKLRVDGDIVPSLVEQVLTPRDTLQLAYSVLTENQKKRFEMEDELDFSFGIANLSRFRGNVFKQRGCVSMVIRCIPFQIKTFAELQLPSVIAGFAERPRGLVLVTGPTGSGKSTTLAAMIDKINTERRGHIITVEDPIEFIHRHRNCIINQREVGADTKSFASALKYALREDPDVILIGEMRDLETIQAALTIAETGHLVFATLHTNSAAEAINRIIDVFPSHQQSQVRAQLAFVLEGIITQVLLPKLTGRGRAMAAEILVVTPAIRALIRDDKVHQIYSLMQSGKKFGMQTMNDALYQLYVTRQVSADECVRSSGDPNEFLRMIGKAPGEDPSSGNGNGARPGDRALAGAGRR; translated from the coding sequence ATGACTGCACCAGCCCCATCCACCGTCTCACTGCGCACGCTGCTCGATGAAATGATCGAGCGCGGGGCCTCGGACCTGCACATCTCGGCAGGCGACCGGCCCAAGCTGCGCGTGGACGGCGACATCGTGCCTTCGCTGGTGGAGCAGGTGCTCACCCCACGCGACACCCTGCAGCTGGCCTACTCGGTGCTCACCGAGAACCAGAAGAAGCGCTTCGAGATGGAGGACGAGCTGGACTTCTCGTTCGGCATCGCCAATCTCTCGCGTTTCCGTGGCAATGTGTTCAAGCAGCGTGGCTGCGTGAGCATGGTCATCCGCTGCATTCCCTTCCAGATCAAGACGTTTGCCGAGCTGCAGCTGCCCTCGGTGATTGCCGGCTTTGCCGAGCGTCCGCGCGGCCTGGTGCTGGTCACGGGGCCCACGGGCTCCGGCAAGAGCACCACGCTGGCCGCCATGATCGACAAGATCAATACGGAACGCCGCGGCCACATCATCACGGTGGAAGACCCCATCGAGTTCATCCACCGGCACCGCAACTGCATCATCAACCAGCGCGAAGTGGGTGCCGACACCAAGAGTTTTGCCTCGGCCCTCAAGTACGCGCTGCGTGAAGATCCCGACGTCATCCTGATTGGCGAAATGCGCGACCTGGAGACCATCCAGGCCGCGCTCACCATTGCCGAAACCGGTCACCTCGTGTTTGCCACGCTGCACACCAACAGCGCGGCCGAGGCCATCAACCGCATCATCGACGTCTTTCCGAGCCATCAGCAGAGCCAGGTGCGTGCGCAGTTGGCCTTCGTGCTCGAGGGCATCATCACGCAGGTGCTGCTGCCCAAGCTCACCGGGCGCGGCCGCGCGATGGCGGCGGAAATCCTCGTCGTCACGCCGGCCATCCGGGCGCTCATTCGTGACGACAAGGTGCACCAGATCTATTCGCTCATGCAGTCCGGCAAGAAGTTCGGCATGCAGACCATGAACGATGCGTTGTATCAGTTGTACGTGACGCGGCAGGTGAGTGCCGATGAATGCGTGCGCTCGTCGGGTGATCCGAACGAGTTCCTGCGCATGATTGGCAAGGCGCCGGGCGAAGACCCCAGCAGTGGCAATGGCAACGGTGCGCGTCCGGGTGACCGGGCGCTGGCCGGCGCCGGCCGTCGCTGA
- a CDS encoding type II secretion system F family protein, with protein sequence MPTFAYTARSQNGDLKSATIEAPSRDDAVAQLRRQRLTIVKVDEAKAVPAKSLGSIKMRDIVIFTRQFSTMINAGLPLVQALDILARQSENKALSAVVRQVVFDVESGNTVADAMRKHPKAFSDLYTNMVAAGEAGGILDTILNRLAVFMEKNDALVRKVKGAMIYPTVIMCVAALCVVILLWKVIPVFANMFGSVGMELPLPTQVVIALSGLLNSYWWALIGGVAAAAFGIKTFYKTNEGQLMIDRMLLRVPVLGDVLRKSAVSRFTRTLGTLISSGVSILDGLEITARTSGNRVVQDAIMGSRASIAGGDTIAGPLQKSDVFPPMVISMIAVGEQTGGLDEMLTKIADFYDDEVDAAVSALLSLLEPVMIVFLGVVVGGMIVAMYLPIFDMVNAVG encoded by the coding sequence ATGCCCACGTTTGCCTATACGGCCCGATCGCAGAACGGCGATCTCAAGTCGGCCACCATCGAGGCCCCGAGCCGGGACGACGCCGTCGCCCAGTTGCGGCGTCAGCGCCTGACCATCGTCAAGGTGGACGAGGCCAAGGCGGTGCCCGCCAAGAGCCTCGGGTCGATCAAGATGCGGGACATCGTGATCTTCACGCGCCAGTTCTCCACCATGATCAACGCCGGTCTGCCGCTGGTGCAGGCCCTCGACATTCTGGCGCGCCAGAGTGAGAACAAGGCGCTGAGCGCCGTGGTGCGGCAGGTGGTGTTCGACGTGGAGTCGGGCAACACGGTGGCCGACGCCATGCGCAAGCATCCCAAGGCGTTCTCCGACCTGTACACGAACATGGTGGCCGCCGGTGAGGCGGGTGGTATTCTCGATACCATCCTCAACCGTCTGGCCGTGTTCATGGAAAAGAATGACGCCCTGGTCCGAAAGGTGAAGGGCGCCATGATCTATCCCACGGTCATCATGTGTGTGGCGGCGCTCTGCGTGGTCATTCTGCTGTGGAAGGTCATTCCCGTGTTCGCCAACATGTTCGGCAGCGTGGGCATGGAACTGCCGTTGCCCACGCAGGTGGTGATCGCGCTGTCGGGCCTGCTCAACTCCTACTGGTGGGCGCTGATTGGTGGCGTGGCCGCTGCGGCGTTCGGCATCAAGACCTTCTACAAGACCAACGAAGGTCAGCTGATGATCGACCGTATGCTGCTGCGCGTGCCCGTGCTGGGCGACGTGCTGCGCAAGTCGGCCGTGTCGCGTTTCACGCGCACGCTGGGCACGCTCATTTCGTCGGGTGTGAGCATTCTCGACGGGCTCGAGATCACGGCCCGCACCTCGGGCAACCGCGTGGTGCAGGACGCCATCATGGGCAGCCGCGCCAGCATCGCCGGCGGTGACACCATTGCCGGCCCGCTGCAGAAGAGCGACGTGTTTCCGCCCATGGTGATCAGCATGATTGCCGTGGGTGAGCAGACCGGCGGCCTGGACGAGATGCTGACCAAGATTGCCGACTTCTACGATGACGAAGTGGACGCGGCCGTGAGCGCGCTGCTCTCCCTGCTCGAGCCGGTGATGATCGTGTTCC